AGAGTGACCTAATTGACATACagagactcaattaaaaggaaaaaaaaagtatagaggtctaattaaaaatttcacaaaattataaagaccaacaaaataattaaactttttatatattatgtgtagTTATAAACAATTTAagattatctttaatttttacttaattATATTTCTGAAGTACTTAATTTGTTTGAAACTATTAATtagttcaattcaattttttatattcatgcgttataaattttctaaaaaaaaactataaatcaaattagattttaaattagagcAAGATAAGACAAATACAAGATAGGTATATATCTATAGATTTAAATATCAGGGAAAAATTAATATACTTATAAGTGATGAGTATGAGtacttaaaattttgattttttaagaaaatatagtattttttaaaagagaagaaaattttgaatttttttttttggtgactggaaaattttgaattttaagaaaacatagtattttttaatttaaaaaaggatATGAgttatgaattttaaaaataaaggaaacgaattattttaaaatttgaaaaggataaaagttttttaatatatatatatatatatatatatatggtcatattttttcttcttaacTAATGATGTTGATTGTGATGACAAAACAGTAATGACAGAGTATAATGTGCAAGTAAAGTAGTATCAATAACTCTGTGGGTTGAAACCTAGTCACAACTACAAACTACACATATATTCCATCTTCATTTACAGATCAAATTAAACCTCTTTTTTCCTATCAATAAGCTGGTTTTTATTATcccaaaataattaacataaaaaTAGGTATATGCACAATTTCTGCTGATTTCACGACACTCAAAACCGGATGAAGAGAAAGAGTACAAGCTAAGGCTTCAATAGCCAATCCAAGTTCATAAAACCAAACTAAAAAACATGTTAtaacagcaacaataacaaAACAGAAACAGCCAAtagattaattttgatataacaatataaaatattttatatatttacttAACTAAATAcgctattttttagttttaatgaCTATTTAAAAGTGAATGTAAAGTAACTATGTTTTAGatgtttaatttgtatataaaaactAGTGTTAAACTCGTGCGATGCACGgacttatatttaaatttgataagttaaattaaaaataatattttataatcatatattttttaaatttagtataatactatcatcatcgttatataataaacgtattaaatatgttgttttatctttattcaaagtaaaatatgaATAGAAGAGTTcgaagtttataatattcttgaacTATAAGGAGggagataaaaaaataagaacatatataactgtaataatagcatgttaattttaccctaaattttatatcaaaaagctaataaaaatttatcaacaaCCTAATATCTTACTAACTTCATTAGAAAATCATTAACCTAGTATCTTACTAACTTCATTAGAAAATCATTGGATGTTGTGCTCCTTGTTacacatttcatttcaaatttgaaaaaaagagttatagataaattagttatatctatAGTAAAGATTTGTACAAAAGTGTAAATCATAACAtgctattaaaatgaaaataatattattcttacttaaatattattaaaaacctcTTTGAACACGACATTTGTTGTTGATAACTTTGGATTGCCGTCTTCGTTTGAATTAAAACCCTAAGGCCACTGCGACTCTTAACTCTTGACAAAGCAACATAAAGCTATCCATGGGTGAACACTGATTTTGGTAAATAAAGCCGTACATGTGATAATGATTGATCCTGATTCATGTTAATGGTCATTGCAAAGCATACTGTTAATAAAAATTGTCTCCattaaaacttaaataacaatcctaaatcttaagaaatcaaatttatttttaaaatgtacaCTTTATCTACAATATTTTTACGTACACTAATAATACGTTAAAAATTAAATCCCAAAATAGGTTCCTTGAGTCTCAAAAAGGACTCGATGGAAATTTAATATGTTACACTTCTAATATCGTGGCATAAATTATATTcatagataaattaaaaaaagcacCAATATTATCATCAAGTAAGAGTTAATTAAAGATAAACATAGTAAATATCTATAGCTGCATTCTAGTCATGTTCAATTCAACATTAATACGAAAAAATTTATGATATATGAAAAAAGGAATATGATATCATACGAGATATataaacacataaatttttaatattttttaattatttaaaatattttttgtttgataaataataatatatgtacTATTTTTAAATCAGTTTAAAGATATATGTTAATAATAAGACTAGATATActaacatataataatatttaagtatatttaagtatgtttaaaaaattattttttattgtttattaggATTTAGTATTCTAGTTGAACACAGAAGGCATATGTattgaattaatattaataaatatcgtGTTCAAAATAAATCTAATATATGAATACATGTAGCAATAATTTAACAAAGTGTCTGTACTTGAGAGGAGAAGATTCTAATTCAACCTACACGTTGTTTATGCTATTGGTATATGATGTTACTTtcatttaacaaattaaatttttaaatattgagacataacacaagaacaaaagatttTTACCGGTTATGTCTTGTCCAGGAAGGTTCCTTATAATTCATGTTTCCACAAGAATACAAACGAAAGTATAGTGCATGGGATGAACAACTATTCCATATAGCATATAATTCCCTGTACTTTCGAATCTATTTCATCAgacatttaattaattaaaaaaattgctatagtatcttataatatttttgtgtGTGTATGATTTAGAAATTGttatgtattttattaattaatttaaaatttaaaaataaatattaaaattttattatgatttaGAAATCTTAATAGAtccaataatttattttttgataaaaatataaatacaaagtGTCATTTATATATAGGGCAATGCTGCGTCATGGCTAGCTAAGAAAAATCTATGTGGTATATCCTTTTTTCACAGTGGGTTAATTTGACACCGAAGAGGCACAAAAAGggtaaaaagtaaattaaaattcaacattTACATTGCTTGGTACCTTCAAATTATTGGACTAGTAAAATATAAGTTACCATATGGTGTAGCTTTTCCAGCATGCTGAAGGGTCTTTAAAAATGTTAATCCTTTGGAACAATGTCGGGGTTAATTACCTTCAATAGTATTATGTAGTTATagtttttccttcttttttttggtaatagaagaatatttatattaaaaataatttatattttgtatttaattttttaattttaattaaagtgcttattttaaaaaaatgtaataaaaaaatttattatgagagagatcattttttttaacttttgcaTAAACACTTAAATAGTTTCTTAAAAAactataatttgattttaaaaattgcacCGGATATTAATATTATACCTTTTCATAATtaagttaaaagtaaaaaaaaaattacttataaaCTTATCCAAACAGACTTTATAACTTAAATAAAATGACAACTTAATCCTTAAGAAATTTTAAGttagataaatttatttttgaagaatgaaaaatactaaaaagtttTTGATGTTTGTTTTCGGTGGATATGTTAAGTCCTTTTGCCAAAAAATATTTGACACCGTTAGTGGGTAAGGATTAATTTGTCTAGTTTTAAAGTTATAAAAGACTGATATatctcattttaaaattttaaaaaaattaatatatacattAACTAAATTGTCTGGTAtttaaaatcactcaaccaataaaAATTCAACTATCAATCTCAATGTATTGACTAGTTCTGTAGCTGTAACTGTTTGTAATGAAGGTGAATTTGGATTTAAAACTAGTGTTATGAAGTTCACCAAATATGCTTTTATTCAATCTGTTTCTGCTGTTTTTACTCCAAATTAAACGAAGAAACTAAAGACGTCAAGTATTTTTGTAATAGAGGGACTTAACGTGTTCAAAGGAAATAAATTTTGGagacttatttaatatttttcattctttaatttaaaaataaaaatgtttagtaactaaaataaattaataaaaaacagtcaaaattattttatttaatatttactaattattacaacaattaataaatattaaataagacaagttctgattatttttttgtttttctaatatTAATTCAGACACCAGTTAGATACTAAATTATCACTTTACTTTTATAGTTCATATGCATCAGTTCTAAAAGTATcgttcaaataaaaaatagtactaACATATTTTAcaacacattttttatttttattagtaatatatatttcactatattataaaaaaatttaatgatattttttgttacaaatcataataataaaaatctaaatatgaAATAACGAACAGTAGTGGTGGTGACTGACCCACATCCCTAAATCTATCTCCATGAGgtcttaataatttatttaaaaataaatgtattattagtgaatgaacaatttttttttttgggttcatACCATTTAGCTACACAATTCTTCaggtattaaattaataaaaactatttAAACTGACCAAACTATATTTATGctttactttattatttcttgcaatttgatGAGACTGAGAAAAacttattatttcttttaattaagaAAGGGTCAAATGAATGATTGTGGTTTGTTGTCAAAAGATTTCATCACCAAGCTAGACAGAAATTCTACTTAATTAGTAAAATGCATCATGTATAtatcaatgatttttttaaaaaaagaaagaaacaataatAAGAGGTGCTTAATTTAATAAGCACTATACATAACCCACTCTACCTGCCTCCAGCCCCCAGGGAATAAGTTAGGTTTTTGtgatatataataaaaactacatAAAGTAGATTGACATAAGGAAGAGGCCAAATATTTTGGTGAAAAgcattttgtttaattattatgGAGTTAGAgtacatattatatataaacaagaaaaataacattaattaattaatccaaTGCCATGTTCTTCACCTTTGACGGAGCCATTATTTAAAGtgacatctatatatatatatcttggtTTCACGAATTTGCCTGCCATTCACGTTTGTGAAATCAAGTTAACAAAAACATCttctcatattattattattattatttaatcataagggtttaaaataagaaagatttttttttttgagttaaaaTAGTGCCTATACGCATCAAGCTATATAtgtagataaaatattaaaacatttCACTCATTAATTAAACGGTAATATTAAAGGAGTAATCTCTAAAATTATCTTATATAACATgatatctataattttatatatataatatgtgtacttatatattattatatttaaaattatataattattttagtaataattaattaatattaaataagataactttgagttattttaatgatttttattattttttaaatattattgtaattaaatttatagGTGAAATTCCATTTAATTTCCTATCGGCCTTTAGATTTAATTATATGTGTCAATGAAACTCACAGTACTATAAGTAGAACCTTGAAATTAACATTCTATTAAAAGAATTCTTTTGtatgtaaaaatttttttatttaatttattttaatatatattttatattttaatatacacgaataattgatttaatagtttttttttatgatatagaTCATATTGCTTAAATATTcaattcattattattttaataatataggaataattttgataaataatctGTAAATTAAACACTTTTGTGTATATTTAAAAGGTGAAAGAactaataatagaataaaaaatgttaaataatctacttaattttttttttcacaagaaAAACCATACACCGTTGtctaaacatatatatataaataagaatcatggtaattaaaaaaagaagttTAACAAGACCTAGTTATGTGGATGAAAAGAACAAAAGCCTAATGGGAGACAAATCAATGATAAACAAGGAATAatgaagattaaaaaaataaccccaaaattaaaaaattgatatatggTAGAAGAGATGAATCTCTATAGCCGGCTAACAAGATACCTCTCTAAGCAAACTTCTAAGACTCTTCCTCTTTACAACACATTGACTTGACTATGATAATCCATAAGGCAATGCCTATGTCTTTTATTTGTCTCTTCCTCAAACCTTCTCCACTTTCTCCTTTCTATATTACTCTTAATAATTCCCCTTTCATACCCtatttctcctcctcctccttcgtCTTCGTCATCGTCATCGTcatatcacaaaaaaaaaaataaatctcaaaaaatTCTTTCTACCATGGAATTCTACAATAACCTAGAAGATTATTCGAAGAGTTCGTCGAGCGAAGAAACCGACCGGTCGTTGTACGAGCAAGCCGGAGATCATCAAGAGATGGGAACAGGAAGATCCTATGAGTGTGTGTTTTGCAAGAGGGGATTCACCACAGCACAAGCTTTGGGTGGACACATGAACATTCATAGAAAAGATAGAGCCAATAACAAAGCCAAAATTCCAGCTTCTAGTTCAAGCAAGGTTGATGATGAGAACTACTATGCAGATCTAGGGCACTATTCATCACCAATTCCAAGCTATCTTGCAAGAAATGGAAATTATCATGAggtagaaaataataataataataaccctTACCTTCCAATTTATCTTCCTCCACACACTAATTCCCATCATGTGCAATATAATGAGATTTTGTGTGTAGAAAACCAAAGGGAAAATGGGAAATTAGTGTTTGGACAAGATTGGAGGCAAAGGGGTAATAATTTGAGTTTGTACACTAATAATAATCCAATATGTGTACATGAGAATAATAATCACATGATAAAAGACAAGGGTGAAGATGGTGGCCTTGATTTGGAGCTTAGACTTGGTCATTatccataataataattattatgatatcaagtaattataataattatatatatgcatgtcCGGCTTTTAGGTCTTTATTAATTTGGCATGCATAAattgtaaatatatatattgtgagATATATAATAGCTTTGTAAGTTGGAAGCATTACTTATAGGAAGCAAGATTTGGATAGCTTTGGAGCTAGGCTTCTTCAAGATGAAAATTATTGAGGTGGGTTTTCTTGAGattttgatgatgaagaaggtactaattataattatatatgtatatgttttcTATTGAAAACACTTGCCCTAAATAATCACTTTATATAATGTATTTAATCATTTAGGGTTATGTAGTTGAACTTCTTAGTTATGCAAATGTTTCTTTTGATTTGCTAGTTGTACTTGTTGTGTAAGTAGCTTTCTGCTTTTGCAATGAAAATTAGGTTAATTATGTATATGTAtttatgattttgtttttaaataaattaattaaaattctcCCTAAGCATATAATATGGGCCTTTATTTGAAATATATGAAGATTATATTCTGTATTTTTGTGGTTCATATAGTTGCATTGTATTGCTTGAAGTATATGttatactaataattataatgtgtatggatttccatttgtattaattttaacTCCATACAAAATTAAGGTTTGAGCAAAGTTATAAGAGTTGTTGCAAAATCAAACAGAAATATGAATATGTGATAAAATGATTGATAGGAAAGAATGCATATAAGTTACTATATAGTTTCATTGGATATAATGTGTATCACTGGAGTGGAATTCTTCATATTAGTTAAAGTGAcaagtaatttaattataatggTGTTAAGCTTGAGTTTTGGAAACTAAAAATATTACAGAAGAATGTCTATTCTCTTTTCATAAGAATTATATGTTGGTCAAGTAGGCTTAGTTAGATTCttataaataagagtttaattttaagaaactaacactgtaaaatttttttatagttatttaatttaatttatgcttttaaatgatttttaataagtgggttaaaatattaattactttttaaagATATAACAATACACAAATGTCTATCtgtataaaattttgttatacaGTCGAcgcataaaaattaaagaaaacatgTTAGACGCtagtaatttttagtatttttggcTATTATTTGATCACTATAAATACTAAGTtgtctttaataaataaattttattaattcatctgtgtaaattttaaaaaatatgagtgcaaattatattaatttatatgtataattttttgtaaatataatatgttttttgtatacaaaatttttgtaaatatagATATGACATTATTATTGGTCTAGTatagcaaaaaataataatatttactgtTATATATCAttactcaaaattaaattcttttatataaTACCCAAATGTTGATGGTTACATTCATTCCATTGAGATATTTCACCCGGTTATTAGATATAAATGAAGAGAATTTTAGTTTACGTAGCAGCGAAGAAATGAAGAAAGTGATATTTGATTAATTAGCATTTCATGTTCATCATCAGCTTGTTCCTATTAGTATCTTGCACTTGTGGCAATTTACAACAGTTACTGAAAGTGATGCTTTTGTTATTGTGTGCAAGCgaaacatatataatatacatgaaagaaaataacaagaagTAAACATTTAATTTGAATGTGATGTTATTCTTAAGGGTGAGGAATAAGATAGAGCGGTGGAAGTTTAAGTTTATGCAAAACATAGTCCTTTGTATGTGGTACGACATGacattgaatttaaaataatgttCACACACTAACAAAATGATGTTGTGTCTTTATTGTTTCGAATTCGTTTGATTATCGATACAAAAATTGGATatagaaacataaaattattttttgacagatgaaatataaatatagatatTNNNNNAATTAGATAATAGTGTAAAAAAGTTTTAGGGCGTTATAATCGcatattgtaattaaaatatatctttacaAGATATCTCTatgccataaattaaattaaatatgacaaaagatttaaaatttaagctTTGGACTGTGAATAGcttttattatattatgtaCTAATACTTAATCTGTAAAATAAGAGTAATAATAATAggatgaaaaaatatataccaTATAGTCCATAGCAAGCTGAAGTGTCCGTAGCTCTGTTCTAAATAGGAAATTTCTGCTCTTCTATGGTTATATAAGacgataaatttaaaataaataaataaataaatttacaagATATTTCTgtattttcaaaactcaatacTAATAAAATAGTTTAGTGCATATATATATctaatgaaaattgaaaattaataaattgataTTGATGAAGTAATATATTGCTGCATAGCATAATCAAGACTACTTCTATA
This sequence is a window from Arachis duranensis cultivar V14167 chromosome 2, aradu.V14167.gnm2.J7QH, whole genome shotgun sequence. Protein-coding genes within it:
- the LOC107473556 gene encoding transcriptional regulator TAC1-like, with the translated sequence MEFYNNLEDYSKSSSSEETDRSLYEQAGDHQEMGTGRSYECVFCKRGFTTAQALGGHMNIHRKDRANNKAKIPASSSSKVDDENYYADLGHYSSPIPSYLARNGNYHEEARFG